The genomic interval CAATCCCTCACACGCCTAAAGAGTTAGCCCGATATTGCTTACCGGGGGAAACGGTCTAGAAAAACGTGGTGTTCACTCTGGTGGGTGAACACTACGTGCCTCTGACATGACTCCCTCCGCCGGGGGAGTTTTCCTGATCAAATCCGTCAGCGCTGCGGCTCGCGCTCCGAAGACAGTCGTGATAAATCATGTTATATTGCTGTCCATATGCCTTATATCTGTATATATGTGTTTAAAAAACACTTAGCCATAATGGGTTAGCCTCTTATATTGGTTTCCGCTATGGCGTGGTATGCCACAGCCACATATAGCGTCATCCACCGAGCGTTCGCAGGGGCTCGCCGACCCCGAGGACGCGCGGTCGAACTGCGGCGTCGGCGTCGTCATGGACCTCGATGGGGACGGGGGCCACGACGTCGTCGCCGACGGGCTCGAACTACTCCACAATCTCGAACACCGCGGAACGACCGGCGCGGAGAAAGACACCGGTGACGGGGCCGGTATTATGCTTCAGACGCCGGATTCGTTCCTCCGGGACGTTCTCGACGCCGACCTCCCGGGCACCTATGCCGTCGGTTCGCTCTTTCTGCCCCAAGACGAGACGGCCCGCGAAGCGCTCGTCTCGCTGGTCGAAGAGACCGTCGCGACCTACGACCTCGACGTCCTCGAGTGGCGGGACGTCCCGACGAACAACGACGACCTCGGGAAGACGGCCGTCGACTCCGAACCCGACGTCTGGCAGGTCGTCGTCGTGCCCGAGGACGACATCTCCGGCGACGACTTCGACCGCCGGCTCTACGTCGCCCGACGCGCGCTCGAAAACGCCGTCGAAGCCGCCGATATTGAGAACAAGGAACGCTTCTACGTCGTCTCCCTCGACTCGAAGACCGTCGTCTACAAGGGGCTGCTGAAGGGCGAGCAGGTACCCGCCTACTACCCCGACCTGACCGACGAGCGACTGGAATCGACGTTCGTGATGGTCCACGAGCGGTTCTCGACCAACACGCTCGGCGCCTGGCACCTCGCGCACCCCTACCGGAACATCATCCACAACGGCGAGTTCAACACCATTCAGGGCAACATCAACTGGATGCGCGCCCGCGAGACAGACATCGAGAGCGACGTCCTCGACGATCTCGAGGCGGTCAAGCCGATCATCGACGATCCCGACCAATCGGACACCGCGAGCGTCGACAACGCACTCGAACTGCTCATGCAGGACGGGCGTGACCTCGAACACGCCCTCCGGATGCTCGTTCCTGAGGCCTGGCGGGGCGACGACGAGATGGATGAGGACCGCAAGGACTGGTACGACTTTCACGCCTCGCTGGTCGAGCCGTGGGACGGGCCCGCGCTGGTCGCGGCGACCGACGGCGAGCGCGTCGGCGCCGTCCTCGACCGTAACGGGCTCCGTCCCTGCCGGTACGACGTGACGACGGACAACCGGCTGATCATGGCCAGCGAGGCCGGCGCGTTAGAGACCGAACCCGCTGAGATCGAGGAACGCGGCCGCCTCCAGCCCGGCCAGCTATTCCTCGCCGATCCCGACGAGGGCCGGGTCATCCCTGACGAGGAGGTCTTCGAGGACCTCACCGACGACCGCTACGGCGAGTGGGTCGAACAGGAGCAGGTCCACCTCGACGACATCCGAACCACGAACGACCGGACGCCCCAGCAGGAAGTCGCGGGGCTGCGCGACTACCAGGCGGCCTTCGGCTACACCCACGACGAGCTCGAGAACCTGATCGAGCCGATGACCCAGAAGGGGAAGGATCCGGTCGGCTCGATGGGCGACGACACGCCGCTGTCGGTCCTCACCGAGTTCAACCGGCCGCTGTTTTCCTACTTCAAGCAGCTGTTCGCACAGGTTACCAACCCACCGCTGGACTACATCCGCGAGGAGCTCGTGACGTCGATGGAGTCCCGGCTGGGCTACCAGCGCAACCTGCTCGACGAGTCCCCCGAGCACGCCCGCCAGCTCGTGCTCGACTCGCCGATTCTCACCGACGTCGAACTCGAGTCGATCCGCGACTGCGAGGCCAACGGCATCACGGCCGCGACGATCGACATCACCTACGAGCCCGCGAGCGACGAGCCCGGCGACGACCTCGAAGCGGCGATCGAGCGCGTCCGCGAGGACGCCGTCGAAGCCATCGAGGACGGCCACGACGTCATCGTCCTCTCGGACCGCGGCATCGACGAGGACCGGGTCGCGATCCCGAGCCTGCTGGCGACCGGCGGCGTCCACCACCACCTCGTTCGCAACGGCCTTCGCAACCACGTCGGCCTGGTCGTCGAGTCGGCCGACCCGCGCACCGTCCACCACTTCGCGACGCTGGTCGGCTACGGCGCGGGCGCGATCAACCCCTACCTGGCCTACCAGACGATCGAGGACATCACCGCCGGCCCCGACGGCGCCGACGCCGAGGTCGCGATCGACGCCTACGTCGGCGCGGTCGAGGACGGCCTCCTGAAGATCATGGCCAAGATGGGCATCTCGACGGTCGAGAGCTACCAGGGCGCCCAGATCTTCGAGGCCGTCGGCCTCGACTCGGACCTCGTCGCGGACTACTTCGAGGGGACCGAGAACCGAACCGAGGGGATCGGCCTGGCCGAGATCGAGGCGGACCTCCGCGAACGCCACGTGGCCGCCTTCGGCGGCGAAGAGGAGCCAAACCTCGACCGCCACGGCGAGTTCGAACACCGCTCGGGCGGGATCCACCACCAGTGGAACCCCGACACCGTCGGCGCACTCCAGCAGGCGGTCCGCTCGAACGACTACGAGCGCTATCAGGAGTTCGCCGCGAAGATCAACGACCAGCAGCAGAACCTCCAGACCCTGCGCGGGCTCCTCGAGTTCGAGTCCGACCGCGACCCGGTCCCGGTCGAGGAGGTCGAGCCGATCAAAGACATCGTCGAGCGATTCTCGACGGCGGCGATGTCGCTGGGTTCGCTCTCGCCGGAGGCCCACGAGAACAACTCGATCGCCATGAACCGGTTGGGCGGCAAGTCCAACTCCGGCGAGGGCGGCGAACCGCCCGAACGGTTCGGCACCGAACGCGAGTGTAACGTCAAGCAGGTGGCCTCCGGGCGCTTCGGCGTCACCTCGACGTACCTCTCGAACGCCGACGAGCTGCAGATCAAGATGGCCCAGGGCTCCAAGCCAGGCGAGGGCGGCCACCTCCCCGGCTCGAAGGTCAACGAGATGATCGCCCACGTCCGCAAGTCCACGCCTGGCGTCGGGCTGATCTCGCCGCCGCCGCTGCACGACATCTACTCGATCGAGGACTTGAAGCAGCTGATCTTCGACCTGAAAGCCGCCAACGAGGAGGCGGACATCAACGTCAAGCTCGTCTCCGAGGCCGGCATCGGCACGGTCGCCGCCGGCGTCGCGAAGGCCAACGCCGACGTGGTCCACATCTCGGGCCACTCCGGCGGCACGGGCGCGTCGCCGCGCACCTCGATCAAGAACGCCGGTCTGCCCTGGGAGCTCGGCCTCGCGGAGGCCAACCAGATGCTGTGTGCAACCGGCCTGCGCGACCGCATCCGCGTCTCGACCGACGGCGGCATGAAGACCGGCCGCGACGTGGCCGTCGCCGCCCTGCTAGGCGCCGAGGAGTACGTCTTCGGGACGGCTTCCCTCGTGACCTCGGGCTGTGTCATGGCCCGGCAGTGTCACAAGAACACCTGCCCCGTCGGCGTTGCCACCCAGCGCGAAGACCTGCGCAAGCGGTTTCCCGGCGAGCCCGAGCACGTCATCAACTACATGACCTTCATCGCGCAGGAACTGCGCGAACTCATGGCCGAACTCGGCTTCCGCACGATCGACGAGATGATCGGCCAGGTCGACGTCTTAGAACAACGCGACGACGTCGACCATCCGAAGGCCCGCAACGTCGACCTCTCGGAGGTGCTAGCGGACCCCGGCAGCGAGGTCCGCCACAAGATCCGCGAGCAGGACCACGAGCTCGAGGACCAGCTCGACCACGATCTCATCGAGGCCGCGGCCGACGCCATCGAGGACCAGGAACCGGTCAGCCTCGAGACCGAGGTCACCAACGTCGACCGCACCGTCGGCGCGATGCTCTCGAACCGCATCACCAGCCGCTACGGCGAGCCCGGCCTCCCCGAGGACACGATCACCGTCGACCTCGAGGGGACCGCCGGCCAGAGCTTCGGCGCGTTCCTCGCCAGCGGCGTCTCGATGCACTTGGACGGCAGCGCTAACGACTACGTCGGCAAGGGTCTCTCGGGCGGCAAGATCGCGGTCCGAACCCCCGAGACGGCAGCCTACGATCCGACCGAGAACGTCGCGATCGGCAACGTCGCGCTCTACGGCGCGACCGACGGCCAGCTGTACGTCAACGGCGTCGCCGGCGAGCGCTTCGCCGTTCGAAACTCCGGCGCTAAGGCCGTCGTTGAGGGCGTCGGCGACCACGGCTGCGAGTACATGACCGGCGGCGTCGTCGCCGTCCTCGGCGAGACCGGCAAGAACTTCGCGGCCGGCATGTCCGGCGGCGTCGCCTATGTCTACGACCCCGACGACGAGTTCGCGGCGAAGGCCAACACCGGTATGGTCTCGCTGCACGACGAACTCGAGGACAAAGACGAGCAGATGCTTCGCCGGCTCGTCGAGAACCACGTCGCCTACACCGGCTCCGAGCGGGGCGAACTCCTGCTCGCAAACTGGGAGCGCGCGCTCGACGCCTTCGTGAAGGTCATGCCCGAGGCCTACCACGAGGCGATCACCGAGCAGGGTTCGGACGACGTCCGCAACGAACTACCCGGTACGCCCGAGGCAGAGGCCGCGACCGAGTCGGCCAGCTTCGCGGCGAGCGACGACTAACGACCCGCGCGTACCGCTCTCTCGTTCTCGATTTCCGGCTCGCTTTCGGTGCTGACTACGCCGCCAGCCGCGCGTGAAAGTACGGAAATCGAACGTCGTCATCCTCGGCTAACTCGTCCTGAAACGTCCCGTCCGCGACGATCTCGAACCCGGCCGACTCGAGGTGGTTGCGGGTGGCCGCCGCGCCGGCCATGCTCCACTGCATTTCGGTGCCGGTCGCGAGCCAGTCCGGATTCGCGCCGGTCCACTCGGTGTGTCCCTCCGTGAGGAGCAGACGGCCGCCTGGCCGGAGCACGCGCGCGAACTCGTCGATCACCGTCGGATGGTCGTCCGCCGGGACGTGAATTACCGAGTAGAGCGCGGTGACGGCGTCGAAGCTATTCGCGACGAACGGAAGCGTCGTCAACTCGCCCTGACACAGCGCCGCATCGGGAACGAACTCGGCGGCCGTCTCGAGTTGGGACCGCGAAAAGTCGAGGCCGACGGCCAGGCCTGGTTTCTGCTCGCTCTCGTCCTCGTCCCCGATCGACGGATCGAGCGCGCGCTCGAGGACCGGACCGCCGTGTCCGCAGCCGGCGTCGAGGAGCCGAAACCCCGGCGCCAGCGCGTCGAACACCGACTCGAGGGCGACGGCCTCTTCGTCCGTCGCAACTCGCTCGCCGGCGTAGGTCGACGAGAGTTCGTCGTACGCACGGCGAACGTGGTTTCGATCCGTCATGCCCGATAAATACATTATGAGTGATAAGTGTCTTCTGCAGATACGTGTCCCGGTCACTCGTCCGTCGCGGTCGACGGCGTCGGCGATTGGGCCAGGTCGATCACGAGGACGGAGGTGCCGGTGTTGGGACTGCTCGTATCGGCGGTCGGGACGACGGCGGCAAAAACGAGGGTGATTTCGGTCGCGACGGCGCTCGGCGGGCGGGCCGCGTTAGCCGGAGCGGTAATCCTCGTCGTCGGTCGGATCGCGCTCGTGGACGTGGCGACGGTTGCTCATGTCGTCGTTCTCGTTCCGGCGCTGCCGGTGGCGCTCGTCACTCGAACCCTGCTCCGTCTCGCGGTCTTCTGTCCAGCTACCCTGCTCGGAACGCGGCCCCCGTTGCTGGTACTGCAGGCCGCCGCCGGACTGCTCGCGGTTCGTGCGGTGGCCCTGCCCGTGATCGGAGTAGCCGGTGTCACCGCGGTCGCGGTCGAACCGCTGGCTGTCGCCGTAGTCTCGATCCTGCTGCCCGTACTGATCGCCGCCCCGCTGGCGGCCGGCCTGGTTGCCCTCGCTTCGCTGATGGCGGCCGGCTTCGGACTGGCCCTGCCGGTACTGGCTGCCGTGTTGCTCGCCGCCCTGCCGATAGTTGGTGCCGCTCTGCTGCTGGCGGCGTTCGCCCTGCTGGTGTCGGCTCTCGCCACCCTGCTGGCGCCACTGCTCGCTCTCGTCGCCACGGCCGGCCTGGCCGGCGCGGCCCTGGTTGCGGTCCATGCCGCCGCCGGCCTGGGTGTCGCGGTTCTCGTGCCAGCGCTGCTGGGCGCCCTCCTGCTCTCGGCCGCGCTGGGTGCCCTGCTGGCCCTGCTGCTCGCTCCGATAGCGGTCGCCGCCCTGCTGCTGGCGGCCCTGGTTCTCCGTTCGATCGCGACTCTGCTGGCCGCGCTGGCCCTGCATCCGCTGTTGCTGCATCCGATCCTGGCCGCGCTGGTTCTCCGTTCGATCGCGACTCTGCTGGCCGCGCTGGCCCTGCATCCGCTGTTGCTGCATCCGATCCTGGCCGCGCTGGTTCTGCATCCCGCCCTGCTGGAAGGCCTGCTCCGACTGATCAGTTCCACGGGCACTCTGCTGGCCGCCCTGGCGCTGTCCGCCGGACTGTTGACTCCGTCGGCCCTGTTGGCCCTGTTGCTGTCGACCCTGCTGACCGAACTGCTGCTGGTTTCGCTGCCCGCTGCGGTGTCCCTCCCGCCGGGCTTCGCCACCGTACTCGAGGTTCGCCTGGTCGGTCGCGTTGGTCTCGAAGCCACTCTGCTGGCCGCCCTGGTGCTGGCCCTGCTGACCGGATCGCTGTCGGCCCTGGCCTCGTTGCTGTCGGCCCTGCTGACTCTGCCGACGGTTCATCCGCTCTTGCTGGCCGCCCTGGCGCTGACTCTGCTGGCCGGACTGTTGCCAGTCCTGCTGGTCGCCGCGCTGTGACCGTCCGCGCTGGGGGTAGTCACCCTGACGTGGCTGATCGGACTGTCCGCCGCGCTGACGGTCGCTACCGAACGACGTTCCGGAGCCGCGTCCCCAGCCGGCGTCGTCGGAGGACGCGCCCTGCTGGCCCTCGGTTCGTCGTCGTTCTCGGTCTCGGTGCTCGGGCCCCTGTGCGCCGCGGTCGTCGCTCTCGCCGCGGCTGAACAGGCCGTGGAGCCAGCCGCGGTCGCTACCGCCCTGGCCCCGGTTCTGATCGCCCCGATCGCGTTGGTCTCGACCGCGATCCTGCGTGCGATAGCCGGTGTCGTTCGACCGTTCGGTGCGCCCTTCGTCCCGGTTTCGGTCGGTGTCGTATCGGTCGTTCATAGTTGTGGCCGTCTCGTGGACCGTCGGTGTGGTTCGATCGCCGATCACTGACTCGCCCCGATCGGCGCGCTAGTCGCTGGTGACTGTGAGACTGCGAGTGATGCTAGGCCGAACGCGCGGATAAATCCTGAGCGTGAGTTCGCGTGCAAGGCCGAAACCGGCCGTTAGACGCCACACATTCGCCACATGCAGCACTCACCGGTGCCGCATCGACTGTCGGTGTCCGTCGCCGATTTCGTAGACCTGGCGGGCGTCCGTGTTCGGCCCGAACGCGAACAGGCCGCGGGCGGGCTCGTGTTCGTAGGTTACCCACTGGGGGAGGAACTGAGCCCCGATGAGCTTGCGGACGGCGAGCTGTTTGAGCCGGGCGTCCGGCACGAGCTGATCCGTCAGCCGGAGATCGACGATGCCGTCGAAGACGTACTCCGCCTCCGGGGGGCCGCCCTCGCCCGCCGTCGATGCCGCGGCGACGACTGGAACGAACCGCGCCTTACAGACGGTCGCCCGGACGTCCGTGACGAACTCGTGGACCAGCCGGTCCTGGAGGATCGACTCGAGTTCGTCCAGCGAGTCGAGCGTGACCAGGCCGGTCTCGGTCATCTCGAGGTCGTCGAGCGCGCCCCGGAGGCTGTTGATCAACTCGCGGCGGTCGCCGGGATCGCGAACTTCGACGATCGCGTCCTCGGCGGCCTCGCCAACGAACGTCGACCAGTCGTTGCGCTGCTCGAGGAACTCCTCGCGGTCGTCGAGCCGGTGGGTGAAACAGTCGATGATCCGCAGGCGATCGGTTTCGAGGGCCGGCAGAACGTTCCAGCCGTTCTGGTAGAACCGCTCGAGGGTCGCCGTCGGCGGGTTAGCGAAGGACATGACGACCGCGGGTTCGCCGCGTTCGAGGGCGCGCCAGGCGAGTTCGATGCCGAGTTCGGCCCGTCGGGTACCCTCGTCGCCCGAGAGGAGGAGAAAAGAGTCGGCGGGGATGCCGTTCGGGACGAGCGAGTCCAGCGGTTCGACCCCGGTGACGACGCGCTTGTATGCGACGGGGTCGACCATCGTCGAGTCGTCGGCGGCGGCCTCGCGGCAGGCGGTCGAGCAGTACATGCCGTCGTCGGTCTCCTCGGGGTCGCCCGGGATCGGATAGTGACAGTGGCCACATTCGAGTGGATACTCGCCCGCAGGATCCGTCCAGAGCTGTTGTGACATATCGGACCGCCCTACCACGAACGGGTCAATAGAACCCTCTCCACGACAATCGTGACTCTCACGCGAGAGAACGAATCTCAGTGCGAGCGCGAGCGACATCAGACGACCGGTGCCGACCGTTCCGACCCCGTCGTTCGCCATCGTTTTCACCCGCAGCCGCGAGATTCGGATATGGACAGCGCACTCGTCATCGGCGGCACGCGCTTTATCGGCCGCCATCTCGTCGAGGAACTGCTATCACACGACTACGACGTGACGCTGCTCACCCGCGGGAACCGCGAGAACCCGTTCGAGGGCGACGACCGCGTCGATCACGTCGAGGGCGACCGCACGAACGAGACGTCGCTCGAAGCCGCCGCGACCACCGGCGAGTACGATGCCGTCTTCGACTGCGTCGCCTACCACCCGAGCGACGTCCGCGCCGCCACTCGCGTCTTCGACGACTGCGAGGCCTACGTCTACGTCTCCAGCGGCGCGGCCTACGGCCGCGAGGAGATCCCCAAGCGAGAGGACGAGACGCCGCTGCACTCCTGTACGCCCGACCAGGCGACCGACGACTCGTTCGAGACCTACGGGAACCGGAAGGCGGAGGGCGACCGGGCTGTCTTCGCGGCGGCCGAGGAGGGCGTCCGCGCGATGGCCGTCCGCCCGCCGATCGTCTACGGGCCCCACGATTACACCGAGCGCTTAGACTGGTGGATCGACCGGGTAAACCGGTTCGATCGGGTCGTGGTCCCCGGCGACGGAACGAACCTCTGGCACCGCGTCTACGTCGAGGACGTCGCCAGCGCCCTGCGGATCGTCGCCGAAGACGGCCAGGCGGGCGAGGCGTACAACGTCGGTGATCGGCGGCTCGTGACGGTAGAAGAAATGGTCGAACTGATCGCCGACAGCTTAGACACGTCTGTCGACATCGTCAACGCTGGCCCCCGCGAACTCGCGGCCGGCGACATCGCGCTCGACGACTACCCGCTCTACCGAGAGTACCCCCACGTCCTCTCGACGGCGAAACTCGCCGCGCTGGGCTGGGAGTCGACGCCGCTCGAGGAGGCGATGGACCGGGCCGTCACGGACCACCTCGAGAGCGATCGGGACGGCGACGAGAACGGCCCGGACCGCGAGGACGAGGAACGCGTTCTTGGGGTTCTGGATACGCTCTGACGCGTCGCTTCGGTCAGGCCGGTCGCTCTACTCGCGCAGCCGTTCGAGCCGTCGCGCCGTCGACGGCGTCGGCGAGAGCCAGGTGAACGGACGATAGCGCTCGTTCGGTCGCATCGACCAGGCCGGCGAACGCGAGGACGAACCCGCTTCCGAACCCGACGACGGCGAGGAGACGGTACGTGCCGCGTGAGTCGCGGTCGGCCTCGTTTCCGTACCGAAGCGTATAGCGACCGTAGAGCCGTCCGCCGAGGTAACCGGCGGCGAGAGTACTGAGCCAAAGCGCGATCACACCAGCCATATTCCACAATTCAGACAGATGTTTTATAAATAGTGTTAAATTAACATAGGTCTGATCTAGAATAGAAATGGGTCTCGACGGAATTGACGCTCCCATACGATAGCAGACGCTGGACCGACGAATCCGCGGCATCGTTCGTAGTCAACCGATCGTCCGTCGGCGGATCCGACCGCTGATTCCCGCGATGACGCGCCTGGGAGCCGGGATTCGGTCCCAGATCAGAATACGGTGTACGAACGAACCCCGATGAGAGGAGCGACCCCTGATAATATTCACTAAGTGGTAGATGTGTGATTATGACTGTATTATTATACATTCGGTGACGGAATCGTCTTTTTGAAACGAGAACCAACACTCAGCATCAACTCACAATAAAAATCGTAGGCTGGAAATTATACTCGAATATTATGGATATATGTGTTGCGGGGGCGGAGAATTTGTAAGTATAATTCCCACGTCGTTCTCCGATTCAGCCCTGATCCGGAGGAATCCGATACCGGCCCTGTAGCAGGGCTTGACCGGACGAAATTTGGGGAGAGCGGTTGAGATACTATTTACGCTTCGGTCATAACTCGCCCTATATATCTGAATTTGGGGATGAATACTAAGCAGATACTTCTATCGGTCGGCGATCGCCGCTCGATCGAGGATCGATGGATCCGCACCGAGCGGTTCCAACGGACCGAAGCCAGGCGGGCGTCGACGCGACGCGATCGGTTCCCGCACCGTTCGGCTACTCGGGGAATCGGGCGTCGACCGCGGCCATCGCGGCGTCCGGATCGCCGGTCGGCACGAACTCGCAGCCCACGTAGCCGTCGTAGCCGGCCGCGGCGAGCGCCTCGAGGACGGTCGCGTAGTCGAGTTCGCCGGTCCCGGGTTCGTGGCGCCCGGGTACGTCGGCGACGTGAACGTGCCCGATGCGATCGACGTTCTCCGTGAGCGTGCAAACGATGTTCCCCTCGGTGATCTGCTGGTGATACACGTCGTACAGCAGCGCTACCGCCGGGGAGTCGACCGCGTCGACGATCTCGAATCCCTCCCGCGAAGACGAGAGGAAGGAGTCGGGATGGTCAACCGCCGTATTCAGCGGTTCGAGGACGATCGTTACGCCCGCTCGCTCGGCGGCCGGCGCGACCCGCGAGAGGATATCGATGATAGTCCGGCGTTGCGATTCCCGATCGCGGTTCGCCTGGTCGGGCCCGCTCGTCGCGATGAGTGTCTCGATGCCGTAGTCGGCCGCCGTCTCGATTGACTCGCGGATCGTCTCGACCGCGGCGGCCGACTGCGCGGGTTCGGTGAGCGTCCCGCCCGCGGTACAGCCGGCGATCGCCAGGTCGTGCGCGTCGGCCGCGGCCGCGATCGCGTCGAGGTTCTTGTCGCGCCAGTCCCAGAATTCGACGGCGTCGGCGCCCGCATCGGCGGCGCGGGCGACTCGTTCACGAAACGGCTCATCGTCGTAGACCATCTCGAGACAGACGGAGAGGGGGAGCGTCGCCACGTTACGCACCCTTCGTTTCCGCCTCCCCCGCTTTCGCGTCGCCGTCGTCGCTATCGTCTTCGCCGGGGTCGGGCGCCAGGGCGCCGCTCTCGACCATCGCTGCGAGCGGGTTGTCGTCGATTTCGAGGGGCAGGTCGACGCGGCCGCGCCGGCGCGAGGACTCCCAGGCGGCGAAGATGAGTTCGGTCGCGGTCAGCGCGTTTTGCGCGCCGAGCTCGGGCTCCTCGCCCGTTTCGAGGCAGTCGACGACGTCGGCGATCGCGCGGCCGACGAGGGTCCAGTCGTGGAGGTCGTCGGCGACGTCGACGGCCGTCCACGATGCGTCGCCGGTGCGGCGGATTCGCAGCGCCGGGGGTTCGTCCGCCCCGTCGCCGGACGGCGCGATTTCGATCGTCCCTTCGGTGCCGATCAGCCGATTGTGACAGTCGACCATCCCCGTCGGACCGCCCTCGCTTTCGCCGCCGCTGTCGCTCGTTCCGAAGCCGGTAACGCCGTTCTCGTACTCCCAGCAGACGACGGCCTGGTTCTCGTTGTGCGAGCCGAACTGGACGTTCTCCTCGCGGTAGTCGACCTGCGCCAGAACCCATTCGCCGACGGTCTCGTCGACGAAGTAGTTACAGAGGTCGAAGGAGTGGGAGCCGTAGTCGAAGATGCCGACCGGCGCCGCGAACTCGACGCGCTCGAGGCTGCCGATCTCGCCGTCGTCGAGCAGTTCCTTCGCCGTCCGGACCGCATCGCTGAAGCGTCGCTGATGGTTGAACGTCAGCTGGACGTTGTGACGGGCGGCCTCCTGCACCATCAGGCGAGCGTCGCCGTACGTCTCGGCCATCGGCTTCTCGCAGTGCACGGCGTCGACGAGCCCCGAGCGGACGCAGTCGATCACGATCGGGGCGTGGACCGCGGGCGGGACGCAGACGGAGACGACGTCGGGCTCGACGGCCGCGAGCATCGCCTCGTAGTCCTCGAAGACGCGGTCGTCGCGGAGCCCGAACTCGTCGGCGAACGCCTCGGCGTTCGCACGAACGACGTCCGCGCAGGCGACGAGGTCGCAGCCGTCGACCGCCTCGTATCCAGTTGCGTGATGATACGCCATCGCGTAGCCGTCTCGGCCCGGATTCTCCGGCTCGGCACCGGTGCCGATCACGGCAGCCGTACGAGTCATAGACTACCCGTCAACGAGCACGAATTTACGCGTTTCGCTCACGACGGGCGGTGACGGCCCGCGACGAACGCGGGGAGGGACGCGTCGGTCGTGTCGAGGCAGTCGTCGACGAGAGCGTCGCGGAGAAGTTCCCTCGGCGCAAGGCGTGTCCGCGTGCCAGCGAGCCGGCGAACTCGGAGCCGCCTCGGAGCTGCCGCGCGATCACTCCTCGCGGAGCCAGACGCGCATCTCGCCGGGGGCGCGGTT from Natrinema salifodinae carries:
- a CDS encoding Gfo/Idh/MocA family protein; protein product: MTRTAAVIGTGAEPENPGRDGYAMAYHHATGYEAVDGCDLVACADVVRANAEAFADEFGLRDDRVFEDYEAMLAAVEPDVVSVCVPPAVHAPIVIDCVRSGLVDAVHCEKPMAETYGDARLMVQEAARHNVQLTFNHQRRFSDAVRTAKELLDDGEIGSLERVEFAAPVGIFDYGSHSFDLCNYFVDETVGEWVLAQVDYREENVQFGSHNENQAVVCWEYENGVTGFGTSDSGGESEGGPTGMVDCHNRLIGTEGTIEIAPSGDGADEPPALRIRRTGDASWTAVDVADDLHDWTLVGRAIADVVDCLETGEEPELGAQNALTATELIFAAWESSRRRGRVDLPLEIDDNPLAAMVESGALAPDPGEDDSDDGDAKAGEAETKGA